The Pseudomonas alkylphenolica genomic sequence CCCACTTGCACAATCTTGCCATCCTTGACCGCCACCGCTTGCATCAGGGCCTGGCCGGGCTCGGCGGTGTATACCTTGCCGTTGACCAACACGAGGTCAGCGGCGGCCATGGCCTGCCAGGAAGAGAAGGCCAGGGTCGCGGCCAACAGGTTGGGGATCACTCGTTGCATCGGAACGCTCTCTTGTTTTTATCGGCTCTGGGCACACCCTATAGCGCGCGACAAAAGAACGGACCTCCGCAAATGAGGAGGGTCAGACGATTTTTCCACCACCGGTGCTGCCGAACGCAAGGCCGAGCCCAGCTCCACCTTGCTCTTGACCCCCAGTTGCGCATAGCAATTGCGCAGGTAGGTACGCACCGTGGCCGGGCTCAGCGACAGCATCCGGGCGATTTCCTTGTAGGAATGGCCAGCGGCGAACAACATCGCCGCCGTGCGTTCACGGGGCGCAAGCACAACGCCAGGATGCGGTGCTTCAAGTGACAGGATTACATGTTCGGCGTTGGGGCTCAGGGTTAGCGCACAGCGCCCCAGGCGCATCACACAGGGCACCTGGTGCAACTGCGCGGTGACTTCGGCCGGCAACACCGAGCCGCTCCAGCCCGGCACCTCACGCTGTATCGCCGCGCACAGCCGTGCCCCGACATACAGCAGGCTGCCATCCAGACGGGCGACACCGAAATCGCTGGCGCCGTTGCCGGTGTCGAGGCGGATCATGTCCTGTACCTGGAAACGCCACAATTGCAGCAGGTGGGCGCAGAAGGCGGCAAACAGCCCCTCCTCACTGGCGTTGAACGCTTGCTCTTCCTCGCCCCGGTACAAGCAGACGAAAAAGCTCAGACCGCTCTCCGGCAGTTCGAAGGTGATGCACATCAGGTGATAGAGGTCGTAGCGGCGGGCAAAGTCGTTGACCGCCTCGACCGGATCGGTGAACTCGCTGTCGCGAATCACCCTGCCCGGCTTGGCCAGGGTGTCGTGGGCGAAGCTGTCCAGGCCTGCGACGTGGCGCCACTCGGTAGCAAAGGATGCCGGCAGGTCGATGCGCCCGTGCATCCAGCTTTGCAGTGGCGCACTGGAAACGCTCGCAGACATTTCCCCCCACCAGGCCGAGGCAAATGGCACCAGTTGGCGGAAAGCCTGCAAGCCATCGGCGATGAAATGCGAGCTGCCTTGCTCACGGGCCAGGCTGGCCAGCTGCAGAACACACTGATTGAACGCTTCGAGCGTTGCCATCGACAGCTGTGGTCCATTTACTTCAACCGCCACCATTGTTCCCTCTCTTACTGGTTATGCCCCGCGATGCTCCTCAGAACACCGCCCCGACCGGATAAACAAAGGCATTCACGTCATAGAACGGCGTGCGCTGGTAAAACCATTGCAAGCGCGCGCTGGGGCTGGCGGCAAAGGTCTTGTCGGCCTTGAGCTTCTTGTCGAACTCGGCCTTCAGTTCAGGACTCTCGGCGAGCATCTTGCGCGCCATGGGCTCCATCACGTATTCCTCAGGCTCTTCCGCCACCACTAGGGTCGAGTTGAAGAACCCCCAGGCCCAGAACGAATCAGGGCTTTCGGGATACAGCAAATTGACCGCCAGCACACCCAACGGTTGATCAAGGTCGATCACCATCGAACCTGCCGGGAAGGTCTGCAACCGTTCGAATGGCTTGGCTACCCCGCTGACCAGCAGGCGTCCTTCGTAGCCAGGGATCTGGTTGGCTTGCGCTCGATCAGGCTCGAATCCGCCCGCCACCTTGACCTCGTCCATGCGGTACAGGGTGACCGCTATCGCCTTGGGTTTGTCCAGGGTGGTCATCTGGATGCCGTGGGCCTTGAGCCGGGCGATGACCTCGCGCCACTGGCCGGGCACGACGTACTGCTGTGGACGCTTGGTCACCAGGTCCGGCTCGGTGTTACCGGTCACCGGAACGGTCAGTTGCTTGGGTTTGTTGCTCCAGACAATGGTCTTGGCACCGGTGATCGGTGACTGTTCATAACGGTAGTCGCCGACACTGAACGGGGTGGTCTGGGCCTTGCCCGGCTTCCAGCTGAGGATCACCTCCTGCTGGCTCTCCAGCCGCTCACGGTCTTGGCGGATGGCTTCCGTGAGCGATACCGATTGCTCGCCAATCACCTGGAACATGCTTTTGAGCATCACATAGTTACCCAGTACCTGGGTTTGGTAGGGATGCAAGGCGTGCTGCTCGATGAGAATCGAGGGGACGTTGCGAATGTCACCGTACTGGTTGGAAAACCGCGCGTAGTCAGTGCGGTACGGGTAGTAGCCCTGGCTCGGGTCCTGGTTGTCGTTGAGGCTGATGCACTCATGCACCACATGGCCGTCGGCCTCCAGCGCCTTGTATACCGGCGCACGCATGACGTTATCCATCCACGCGCTGCTGGCTGGCGACCAGCCATTGCCGTTGTGGCAATAGGAGCTGTCGTAGGGGTACATGGCGCCATCGGTGGAATGGGTGTCGGCGAAGAAGCTCAGGTCGTAGGTGTTGAATACCCAGGCGACGTTGCGGATCTCGGCGCTGTCGAGCTTGGTGAAGTCACGGTTGAGGTTGTAGTTCAGGCCGTTGACCCGCCAACCGCTCTCCTGCGGACCGTTCTGGTTGATCCGCCCGTAGGCGCTGCGACGCAGGTCGCCATCGATGTTGACGGTGGGAATGAAGAGAATGTTGACCTTCTCCAGCACGCTGGCCAGTGGCTTGTCGCCGGTGGTCATGTCGCGCAGCAGCATGAACATGGCGTCTTTGCCGTTGGCCTCGCCGGGATGAATCTCAGCCTCGACGAAGATTGTCGGCTTGCCCGACTCGTTCAAGCCAGCCGGCGACTTGTCGACTTCCAGCGAGGCAATGGCCATGACCATCGGGTGGCCTTCGGCGCTTTTCTCCGGCAAATCGTGAAGCACGATACTGCCCCCGGACGCCGCAACCAGCTTGCTCAGGTAATCGCGCGTCTGTTGGTAATCGCTGGTCTGGGTGAAGCCGCTGGCTTCGGCCTGGGTGATCAGCGGGTTGTCCGCCTTGGCGATATAGCGGGTGCTGGCCAGGGTCTGCTCGAACATCGGCGGCAGGATGCGCTGCTTGGCCGCCGCCGGGTAGCCGCTATCATCGATGTAGGACGGCGCACCGGGCAATGCGGCCAAGGCAGGCAGGCAAGTGCTCATCAGCATCGCGACACACAGGGGCTGCAAAAGCGGGTGTTTCATGATGATTCCCTATCATGAGTGGCAGACGTCACCTTAAACCACAATGAGATGCCAGACGAGGGTCATGCAGCGATGTTCAACAACCTGTTCAATCCCCTTCCCGCCGCCGCCACGCAGGAACACTTCGATCAATTGCTGGCCCGCCCAGGCTTGCGTATAGAACGCATCGTCTCCCATGGCCAGGCGAGCCCTGCAGGTTTCTGGTACGACCAGCCGCAGGGGGAATGGGTGCTGGTACTGAGTGGCTCGGCCGGGCTGCGGCTTGAACATGAAAGCGCTGAGCGGGTGTTGAAGCCCGGTGACTTTGTCGAGATTCCGGCGCATTGCAAACACCGGGTCGAATGGACCGATAGCCAGCAAGCGACGGTGTGGCTGGCGGTGCATTTTGGTGAGGGTTGAATTCCGGTGGGAGCGGGCTTGCCCCGCGATCGGCTGCCGGGGCTACGCTAATCCCTGCTAGCCATCAAAAGCCTCTTCAAGGAGAAGCGCATGAGCAAAACCAAAGCCGGCGCCGTCAAGCTCCCCAAAGCCAAGCCCGCCATCAACCGCACCCCGATCGCAGGCCGGTTGTTCGACGCCCGCCCCGATCGCCTGGACTTTCGCGACCTGCCGTACCTGCCACCGTTGCGCTCTCTGCCGCCGTGTTCGCCGGCACAGGCTGACCTGGCGAAATACCTCAAGAGTTACGTCGCCCAAGGGCTGGTGCTAGATCAAGGCAGCGAAGGCGCCTGTACCGGATTCGGCTTGGCCTGCGTGGTCAATTACCTGCTCTGGCTCCAGCACCTGGCGCTAGGCAGCGCGAGTGCCTTCGAAGCGGTCAGCCCGCGCATGCTCTACGAACTGGCGCGTCGCTACGATGAATGGCCTGGTGACGACTATCAAGGCTCCAGTTGCCGCGGCGCCCTCAAAGGCTGGCACAAGCACGGCGTGTGCAGCGAGCAACACTGGCCGTTTTCCACCAAGGGCTTCATCCGCCCCCGACCCCGCTGGGATGCCGACGCGGCCACAAGGCCTCTGGGGGTTTACTACCGAATCAACCGCAACGCCGTGGTGGACCTGCAAGCGGCGATTCTGAACATTGGCGCGGTCTACGTTTCAGCCAGCGTGCATGACGGCTGGGAAACCCTCATGCACAAGCGGGCGACGGCCTTGCCAAAAAATCTCGACAGCCTGCCCGTGATCCCGCCGCCACAATCGCCAGGTTCGCTCGGCGGGCACGCGTTCGCCATCGTTGGCTACGACCACCGCGGATTCGTAGTGCAGAATTCCTGGGGGACCCGCTGGGGACGTTCGGGTTTCGCCGTGCTGCCCTATGAAGACTGGGTAGTCCACGGCACGGACGCCTGGGCCTGCGCACTGGGTGTGCCG encodes the following:
- a CDS encoding helix-turn-helix transcriptional regulator, giving the protein MATLEAFNQCVLQLASLAREQGSSHFIADGLQAFRQLVPFASAWWGEMSASVSSAPLQSWMHGRIDLPASFATEWRHVAGLDSFAHDTLAKPGRVIRDSEFTDPVEAVNDFARRYDLYHLMCITFELPESGLSFFVCLYRGEEEQAFNASEEGLFAAFCAHLLQLWRFQVQDMIRLDTGNGASDFGVARLDGSLLYVGARLCAAIQREVPGWSGSVLPAEVTAQLHQVPCVMRLGRCALTLSPNAEHVILSLEAPHPGVVLAPRERTAAMLFAAGHSYKEIARMLSLSPATVRTYLRNCYAQLGVKSKVELGSALRSAAPVVEKSSDPPHLRRSVLLSRAIGCAQSR
- a CDS encoding M14 family metallopeptidase, producing the protein MKHPLLQPLCVAMLMSTCLPALAALPGAPSYIDDSGYPAAAKQRILPPMFEQTLASTRYIAKADNPLITQAEASGFTQTSDYQQTRDYLSKLVAASGGSIVLHDLPEKSAEGHPMVMAIASLEVDKSPAGLNESGKPTIFVEAEIHPGEANGKDAMFMLLRDMTTGDKPLASVLEKVNILFIPTVNIDGDLRRSAYGRINQNGPQESGWRVNGLNYNLNRDFTKLDSAEIRNVAWVFNTYDLSFFADTHSTDGAMYPYDSSYCHNGNGWSPASSAWMDNVMRAPVYKALEADGHVVHECISLNDNQDPSQGYYPYRTDYARFSNQYGDIRNVPSILIEQHALHPYQTQVLGNYVMLKSMFQVIGEQSVSLTEAIRQDRERLESQQEVILSWKPGKAQTTPFSVGDYRYEQSPITGAKTIVWSNKPKQLTVPVTGNTEPDLVTKRPQQYVVPGQWREVIARLKAHGIQMTTLDKPKAIAVTLYRMDEVKVAGGFEPDRAQANQIPGYEGRLLVSGVAKPFERLQTFPAGSMVIDLDQPLGVLAVNLLYPESPDSFWAWGFFNSTLVVAEEPEEYVMEPMARKMLAESPELKAEFDKKLKADKTFAASPSARLQWFYQRTPFYDVNAFVYPVGAVF
- a CDS encoding cupin domain-containing protein, translating into MFNNLFNPLPAAATQEHFDQLLARPGLRIERIVSHGQASPAGFWYDQPQGEWVLVLSGSAGLRLEHESAERVLKPGDFVEIPAHCKHRVEWTDSQQATVWLAVHFGEG